In Microcaecilia unicolor chromosome 1, aMicUni1.1, whole genome shotgun sequence, the following are encoded in one genomic region:
- the LOC115460400 gene encoding myelin P2 protein-like: MTDQFLGTWKLSDSENFDEFMKNLGVSLPVRKVGNVLKPTMTISKRGDFFFMKTETAFKTTEVVFKLGVEFEEMTADDRKAKTVITFEDDALIQTQKWDDKEIIIRREVLDEQMIVTCIFGDVKCVRTYDRL; encoded by the exons ATGACTGATCAGTTCCTAGGGACCTGGAAATTGTCCGACAGTGAAAATTTTGATGAGTTCATGAAGAACTTAG GGGTCAGTTTGCCAGTAAGGAAAGTGGGCAATGTGCTGAAACCCACTATGACCATATCTAAGAGAGGGGATTTCTTTTTCATGAAGACAGAGACTGCATTCAAAACTACGGAAGTTGTATTCAAGTTAGGAGTGGAGTTTGAAGAAATGACGGCAGATGATAGGAAAGCCAAG ACTGTGATAACTTTTGAGGATGATGCACTGATTCAGACACAGAAGTGGGATGACAAGGAAATAATTATAAGAAGGGAAGTGCTAGATGAACAAATGATAGTG aCATGCATCTTTGGTGATGTGAAATGTGTCAGAACCTATGACAGACTGTGA